Proteins co-encoded in one Gleimia hominis genomic window:
- the serA gene encoding phosphoglycerate dehydrogenase — MSIRALLLENPHSKADEIFADNGIEVVRHTGAMDESELKEALRGFQILGLRSKTTVSKQVLDANPQLLAIGAFCIGTNQIDLAAASNAGVAVFNAPYSNTRSVVELAIAEIIALNRRLTVKNSNLHHGLWAKSAAGSHEVRGKTLGIVGYGNIGTQLSVLAESLGMEVIFYDIAERLALGNARPVGSLAQLLQESDFVSIHVSGRPQNTSMFTAAEFKQMKPGAMFINLSRGFVTDIDALVDALESGRLAGAAVDVFPQEPKKNGDPFESPLAGMDNVILTPHVGGSTEEAQFDIGQFVAHKVSDYIQTASTDMSVNLPNLTLLPSSASRYRVGLIHRNTPGVLALINQTFAEHGANIDGQILGTSGGIGYALTDISSELPAEAITAIDSLQENIRLRILARP; from the coding sequence ATGAGTATTCGAGCGTTATTGTTAGAAAACCCCCATTCGAAAGCGGACGAAATTTTTGCGGACAATGGAATCGAGGTTGTTCGCCACACGGGGGCAATGGACGAATCCGAGCTGAAAGAAGCGCTGCGCGGTTTTCAGATCCTCGGGTTGCGTTCGAAAACCACGGTGAGTAAGCAGGTGCTGGACGCGAACCCGCAGCTGCTGGCAATAGGCGCATTCTGTATTGGGACGAATCAGATCGATCTTGCTGCCGCTTCAAACGCGGGGGTGGCGGTCTTCAATGCGCCCTATTCGAACACCCGCTCCGTGGTGGAACTAGCGATCGCAGAAATCATCGCATTAAACCGGCGTTTAACCGTTAAAAACTCGAACCTGCACCACGGGCTGTGGGCTAAAAGTGCAGCTGGTTCCCATGAGGTCCGCGGCAAAACTCTCGGGATCGTGGGATATGGAAATATTGGGACTCAACTGTCCGTTCTTGCGGAATCCCTGGGGATGGAAGTGATCTTCTACGATATTGCCGAGCGCTTAGCATTAGGGAACGCTCGGCCAGTGGGCTCGCTGGCGCAGCTACTGCAAGAGTCCGACTTTGTTTCCATCCACGTGTCTGGAAGACCGCAAAACACCTCGATGTTCACTGCAGCGGAGTTTAAACAGATGAAGCCCGGAGCCATGTTCATTAACCTCTCACGCGGGTTCGTAACTGACATTGATGCCCTCGTAGACGCTTTAGAATCCGGGCGCTTAGCGGGCGCTGCGGTTGACGTGTTCCCACAGGAACCAAAGAAAAACGGGGACCCGTTTGAATCCCCTCTAGCAGGTATGGACAACGTGATTCTCACGCCCCACGTCGGTGGGTCAACTGAGGAAGCTCAGTTCGACATCGGTCAGTTTGTCGCCCACAAGGTAAGTGACTACATTCAAACCGCGTCCACGGACATGTCAGTTAACCTACCTAACCTAACACTGCTGCCATCGAGTGCTTCACGCTACCGCGTGGGTCTGATACACCGCAATACCCCCGGTGTCTTGGCCTTGATCAACCAGACGTTCGCTGAACATGGTGCAAATATTGACGGGCAGATTTTAGGAACCTCAGGTGGAATCGGATACGCATTAACCGACATTTCGTCAGAGCTTCCTGCGGAAGCAATAACTGCTATCGACTCTTTGCAAGAGAACATACGTCTGCGCATTTTAGCCCGGCCTTAA
- a CDS encoding HelD family protein — protein MANTPLTYQQDLEGEQAFVNRAYSVLDALRARYRARQRRVQGSRLGANPQAYTERDALSAHWGDEAARLESIGERLVFGRLDMTDGARNYIGRAGLRDDEGNQVLMDWRAPAARPFYQATAAHPLDVVRRRHIQTQGRTVVALEDESLDTPTHSELTFQGEGALMRALSQARDGHMSDIVSTIQAEQDEIIRRPADGLLVIQGGPGTGKTAVVLHRAAYLLYAHRARLESSGVLIVGPSPIFLRYIDQVLPSLGETGVVSTTLSQLVPGYKAAGRDREEVARIKGDTYWIKVVKNAVRSLERVPADTPLAIAGYNVVLRSADVAAARSRARRSGRPHNEAWESFAYELMENLARQMDAQVSAHSDLEWYYDYIRGSKAAQRAINLSWLPMSALKLLERLFASPKFLAQCAPRFSAEQVESLMRPRGSALTESDIPILDELEEQLGDLPTASAAAKQREQERRRAVADAAQAIEAMGLGGGMVSAQTLADRSGEPDADQPLVQRASRDRSWAYGHIIVDEAQELSPMAWHILLRRCPSRSFTVTGDLDQSSYTRATQWSDLLGPAMRAYAGSAVLTVSYRTPAQILDRAQAVMEELGLPLSSPLVAARDIEDAYVLTHLPEGAPWKDELRRALEEELKVLDSLVGADRGRLAVILDPERHRDFTEVIHDGAPLDPRVVVLTPTAAKGLEFDTVLIVEPGEIAKQSAGDLYVAMTRPTQRLRVLAQHPIPHALSV, from the coding sequence TTGGCTAACACACCATTGACGTATCAACAAGACCTCGAGGGCGAACAAGCGTTCGTGAACCGGGCGTACAGCGTGCTCGATGCGCTCCGGGCCCGCTACCGCGCCCGTCAACGTCGCGTCCAAGGCTCCCGCCTGGGCGCTAACCCGCAGGCATACACGGAAAGAGATGCCCTCTCGGCCCACTGGGGAGACGAAGCCGCGCGGTTAGAATCAATCGGGGAACGCCTAGTGTTTGGCCGCCTGGACATGACTGATGGGGCCCGCAACTACATTGGCCGCGCCGGACTGCGCGACGACGAAGGTAACCAGGTTCTCATGGACTGGCGCGCCCCCGCCGCCCGCCCCTTCTACCAAGCCACCGCTGCGCACCCTCTCGACGTGGTGCGGCGCCGCCACATCCAAACCCAAGGCCGCACAGTCGTTGCCCTAGAGGACGAATCCTTAGACACCCCCACGCACTCCGAGCTGACCTTCCAAGGTGAAGGGGCCCTCATGCGGGCACTCTCACAAGCCCGTGACGGCCACATGTCCGACATTGTTTCCACCATCCAAGCGGAGCAAGATGAGATCATTCGCCGTCCCGCAGACGGACTACTCGTAATCCAAGGGGGGCCCGGAACAGGGAAAACCGCGGTGGTGCTGCACCGGGCTGCGTACCTGCTGTACGCGCACCGCGCCCGGTTGGAAAGCTCGGGCGTACTCATAGTTGGCCCCTCCCCAATTTTCTTGCGTTACATCGACCAAGTATTGCCCTCCCTTGGGGAAACCGGAGTGGTCTCCACGACCCTCAGCCAACTCGTCCCCGGCTACAAAGCTGCCGGACGCGACCGGGAAGAAGTGGCGCGCATCAAAGGCGACACCTACTGGATTAAGGTTGTGAAAAACGCGGTGCGTTCACTCGAACGCGTCCCCGCAGACACGCCCCTAGCGATTGCGGGCTACAACGTTGTGTTGCGATCGGCGGACGTGGCGGCGGCGCGCTCGCGGGCGCGGCGCAGTGGCCGGCCGCATAACGAGGCGTGGGAATCGTTCGCGTACGAACTGATGGAAAACCTCGCTCGGCAAATGGATGCGCAAGTGAGTGCACACTCGGATTTGGAGTGGTATTACGATTACATCCGCGGCTCAAAAGCTGCGCAGCGAGCCATTAACCTGTCCTGGCTGCCGATGAGTGCGTTGAAACTGTTGGAGCGCTTGTTCGCCTCCCCAAAGTTCTTAGCGCAGTGCGCACCGCGTTTTAGTGCCGAGCAAGTCGAATCGCTAATGCGCCCGCGCGGCAGTGCCCTCACTGAAAGCGACATTCCGATCCTCGATGAACTCGAAGAACAGTTGGGTGACTTGCCCACTGCTTCGGCAGCTGCTAAGCAGCGGGAGCAGGAACGGCGCCGCGCGGTCGCGGATGCGGCGCAGGCGATTGAAGCAATGGGGCTCGGTGGCGGCATGGTTTCTGCCCAGACCCTGGCGGACCGTTCTGGGGAACCGGATGCGGATCAGCCGCTAGTTCAGCGTGCATCGCGGGACCGTTCGTGGGCGTACGGGCACATTATTGTGGATGAGGCCCAGGAGCTTTCCCCCATGGCGTGGCATATTCTGCTGCGCCGCTGTCCGTCACGTTCGTTTACGGTTACGGGTGATCTGGACCAGTCTTCGTACACGCGGGCCACGCAGTGGTCGGACCTGTTGGGCCCGGCGATGCGGGCTTACGCTGGTTCCGCTGTGCTCACGGTTTCTTACCGCACGCCCGCGCAGATTTTAGACCGGGCACAAGCCGTTATGGAAGAGTTGGGCCTCCCCCTGTCTTCCCCCCTGGTTGCCGCCAGAGATATAGAGGACGCGTATGTTTTAACGCATTTGCCTGAGGGCGCGCCCTGGAAAGACGAGTTGCGCCGCGCGCTCGAGGAAGAACTCAAGGTGTTGGACTCCCTCGTGGGCGCTGACCGCGGTCGCCTGGCAGTCATTTTGGACCCGGAGCGTCACCGGGACTTCACCGAGGTTATTCACGACGGTGCGCCCCTGGACCCGCGGGTGGTGGTCCTCACGCCCACCGCCGCTAAAGGCCTGGAGTTCGACACCGTCCTCATCGTGGAACCGGGTGAGATTGCGAAACAAAGTGCCGGCGACCTCTACGTCGCCATGACGCGCCCAACCCAACGCCTGCGCGTCTTGGCGCAGCACCCGATTCCACACGCACTCAGCGTTTAA